From the Primulina tabacum isolate GXHZ01 chromosome 15, ASM2559414v2, whole genome shotgun sequence genome, one window contains:
- the LOC142527354 gene encoding pectin acetylesterase 12-like, whose amino-acid sequence MANWNMGVWVVIFVGFVSSKWAVRSFEFDEVFRKNGTKFSFLESVSYLDTIYGVSAAAPPANALMVGLTLIQGAAAKGAVCLDGTLPGYHLHGGFGTGANSWLIQLEGGGWCNTIRSCVFRKTTRRGSSKYFEKELPFTGILSNKAEENPDFFNWNRVKIRYCDGASFAGDGENKAAALQFRGQRIWQTAIEELMSKGMRNADHALLSGCSAGGLASILHCDEYREFFPASTKVKCLSDAGLFMDATDVSGGHTMRSFFGGVVGLQGVLSNLPSTCTSHLDPTSCFFPQNLIANIKTPLFILNAAYDSWQVQQSLAPPSADPSGTWRECKMDNEKCSATQLQFLQGFRNSMLNAIKGVEGLDQNGLFINSCFAHCQSERQDTWFADDSPVLGNKAIAIAVGDWYFDRGSSKAIDCAYPCDKTCHNLVFN is encoded by the exons ATGGCGAACTGGAATATGGGAGTTTGGGTTGTGATTTTTGTTGGGTTTGTTTCGAGCAAATGGGCTGTTAGAAGTTTCGAATTTGACGAGGTTTTTAGGAAGAATGGAACAAAGTTTTCGTTCTTGGAGTCCGTTTCTTACTTGGACACCATATATGGAGTGTCTGCTGCAGCTCCTCCAGCCAATGCTCTCATGGTGGGTCTCACTCTTATTCAAGGAGCTGCTGCTAAAGGGGCTG TATGTTTGGATGGTACTCTACCTGGCTATCACTTGCATGGTGGATTTGGAACTGGAGCAAACAGTTGGCTCATCCAGTTGGAG GGTGGAGGGTGGTGCAACACCATAAGATCCTGTGTTTTCCGTAAAACCACACGCCGTGGatcatccaaatattttgagaaAGAACTCCCATTTACTGGGATACTAAGCAACAAGGCTGAGGAAAATCCAG ATTTTTTTAACTGGAATAGAGTAAAGATACGATATTGCGATGGGGCCTCCTTTGCCGGTGATGGTGAAAACAAG GCTGCAGCCTTGCAGTTCAGAGGACAACGTATATGGCAAACAGCAATTGAAGAGCTTATGTCGAAAGGAATGCGCAATGCTGACCAT GCACTTCTTTCCGGTTGCTCTGCGGGTGGTTTAGCTTCTATATTGCATTGTGATGAGTATCGAGAATTTTTTCCAGCAAGTACAAAAGTGAAATGTTTGAGCGATGCTGGATTATTTATGGACGC CACTGATGTATCCGGAGGACACACAATGCGAAGTTTCTTTGGGGGTGTTGTTGGCTTACAG GGTGTTCTAAGCAACCTACCAAGCACTTGTACCAGCCACCTCGATCCAACATCA TGCTTCTTCCCTCAGAATTTGATTGCGAACATCAAAACCCCTTTGTTCATTCTCAATGCTGCTTATGATTCATGGCAG GTTCAACAAAGCTTGGCTCCTCCATCAGCTGATCCAAGTGGGACGTGGCGTGAATGTAAAATGGACAATGAAAAATGCTCAGCAACACAGCTTCAATTTCTGCAAG GTTTTAGGAATTCAATGCTGAATGCAATAAAGGGCGTCGAAGGGTTGGATCAAAATGGGTTGTTCATAAATTCTTGTTTCGCTCACTGCCAGTCGGAGAGGCAGGACACTTGGTTTGCAGACGATTCTCCAGTACTTGGGAACAAG GCCATCGCCATTGCTGTTGGAGATTGGTATTTTGATCGAGGAAGTAGCAAGGCGATTGACTGCGCGTATCCATGCGACAAAACATGTCACAACCTGGTATTCAATTGA
- the LOC142527945 gene encoding transcription factor MYB61-like codes for MGRHSCCYKQKLRKGLWSPEEDEKLVKHITKHGHGCWSSVPKLAGLQRCGKSCRLRWINYLRPDLKRGTFSLDEENLIIDLHSVLGNRWSQIAVQLPGRTDNEIKNLWNSSIKKKLRQKGIDPITHKPLAEAEDQEKASPNGKNNERTSEGSSEVSFFESENSKNQVFAAEKPTQEFFLNRFVSSHENSPLKTSDLSGFLSFNQQINHVPRTGLSTNPNTMLFSYLSSKSSEIISDQFNSNISSVRPCILSSIISTSTRTKPYPNFGPENPINPSYDSVKFQNLSSIYSDLQTDFGCLENNSFSWGVTDCAKSEKEDKIQEDIKWAEYLQTPFILGNNLIHDQTSQNLDMESKSQALFATDGSYSNGNWNSNQLLHQPLLQGSQLYRNQFQRLPATFGFS; via the exons ATGGGCAGGCATTCTTGTTGCTACAAGCAGAAGCTAAGAAAAGGGCTATGGTCACCAGAGGAAGATGAAAAACTTGTAAAACACATAACTAAACATGGTCATGGCTGCTGGAGCTCAGTTCCAAAGCTAGCAG GGCTTCAAAGGTGTGGGAAGAGTTGCAGATTGAGGTGGATTAATTATTTAAGGCCTGATTTGAAAAGAGGGACATTTTCACTTGACGAAGAGAATTTGATCATCGACCTGCATTCAGTTCTTGGAAACAG ATGGTCCCAAATCGCAGTGCAGTTGCCTGGAAGAACAGATAATGAAATCAAGAACCTGTGGAATTCATCCATCAAGAAAAAACTAAGGCAAAAGGGCATTGATCCCATTACACATAAGCCTCTCGCGGAAGCCGAGGATCAAGAAAAGGCATCACCAAACGGCAAAAACAATGAGAGAACGTCGGAAGGATCGAGTGAAGTTAGTTTTTTCGAGTCCGAAAACTCGAAAAATCAAGTTTTCGCGGCAGAGAAACCGACACAAGAATTCTTTCTTAACAGGTTTGTTTCCAGCCACGAAAATAGCCCACTCAAGACATCTGATCTGTCTGGATTCCTCTCCTTTAATCAGCAGATCAATCACGTGCCAAGAACCGGGCTCTCGACGAATCCCAATACAATGCTTTTCTCCTATTTAAGCAGTAAATCTTCAGAAATTATTTCTGATCAATTCAACTCTAACATATCCAGCGTTCGACCTTGCATTTTAAGCTCAATCATCTCCACCTCAACCCGAACAAAACCGTACCCGAATTTCGGCCCCGAAAATCCCATTAACCCATCATATGACAGTGTCAAGTTTCAGAATTTAAGCAGCATATACTCTGATCTTCAAACAGATTTCGGCTGCTTGGAAAATAATTCCTTTTCTTGGGGAGTTACAGATTGTGCAAAATCAGAGAAAGAAGACAAAATCCAGGAAGATATCAAGTGGGCAGAGTATCTGCAAACTCCATTTATACTGGGAAACAACTTAATCCACGATCAAACTTCTCAAAACTTAGACATGGAATCGAAATCACAAGCACTTTTTGCAACAGACGGTTCCTACAGTAATGGAAATTGGAATTCAAACCAGCTACTACATCAGCCATTGTTACAAGGTTCACAATTATATAGAAACCAATTTCAGAGACTTCCTGCCACCTTTGGATTTTCTTGA